The Streptomyces kanamyceticus genome window below encodes:
- a CDS encoding restriction endonuclease subunit S domain-containing protein: protein MSRYPQRELGEVLYEDAQMVTLEDDSKYAITGIYSFGRGLIERPRIMGGETAYERMARIRTNQVVMSKLNAWEGALAVVDPRFNETYASPEYPVFSVDNAHADPRYIKHLIAWPELWERLTPRGSMVRRKRTTPRTFLATEVPLPDLAEQGRIADKLDAMLATVATTATAAPQQESARLLAIGGLDRALTRWSQGTVRVDATCKQINDTVHPGDDPSPAKEFVGLEHIAPHFGQRIGARPLGDEKGRKFRFQPGDVLYGYLRPYLNKVWVADRHGLCSVEQYVLRPNGHMPAELIAAGLRAKATLDTVKEHTHNLQLPRLRSGLLMAMEIPDIPQEHHEAALLNVRAWEQKAHALNSLQRQRDDLLATLGPTLLNAAFSGQL, encoded by the coding sequence GTGAGCAGATACCCACAGCGCGAACTCGGTGAAGTCCTCTACGAAGACGCGCAGATGGTCACCTTGGAAGACGACAGCAAGTACGCGATCACAGGTATCTATAGCTTCGGCCGTGGACTCATCGAGCGCCCTCGGATCATGGGAGGCGAAACAGCATACGAGCGCATGGCCCGAATTCGAACAAATCAAGTCGTGATGAGCAAACTCAACGCCTGGGAAGGCGCACTCGCTGTGGTCGACCCACGCTTCAACGAGACTTACGCCTCTCCTGAGTACCCCGTGTTCTCCGTCGACAACGCGCACGCCGACCCCAGGTACATCAAGCACCTCATCGCATGGCCCGAACTGTGGGAGCGTCTCACGCCTCGAGGGTCCATGGTCCGGCGAAAAAGGACAACGCCACGGACCTTCCTTGCCACAGAGGTCCCGCTTCCAGACCTCGCCGAACAAGGCCGCATTGCCGACAAACTAGACGCCATGCTGGCAACAGTCGCAACCACCGCCACCGCAGCCCCGCAACAGGAGTCAGCCCGGCTCCTCGCCATCGGCGGCCTAGACCGCGCCCTAACTCGCTGGTCACAGGGCACCGTTCGCGTTGACGCCACATGTAAGCAGATCAACGACACAGTCCACCCTGGCGACGATCCAAGCCCGGCAAAGGAATTCGTCGGCCTTGAGCACATCGCCCCACACTTTGGACAGCGCATCGGAGCCCGCCCTCTCGGCGACGAGAAGGGCCGCAAGTTCCGCTTCCAGCCTGGTGACGTCCTCTATGGCTACCTGCGCCCGTATCTCAACAAGGTCTGGGTGGCTGACCGCCACGGGTTGTGCAGCGTAGAGCAATATGTGCTTCGCCCCAACGGACACATGCCCGCCGAGCTGATTGCCGCAGGGCTACGTGCCAAGGCGACGCTAGACACCGTCAAGGAGCACACACACAACCTCCAACTCCCGCGCCTCCGGTCGGGCCTGCTCATGGCCATGGAGATTCCGGACATCCCACAGGAGCACCACGAAGCAGCTTTGCTCAATGTCCGCGCCTGGGAACAGAAGGCACATGCCCTCAACTCCCTTCAGCGGCAGCGCGACGACCTTCTGGCCACCCTCGGCCCCACCCTCCTCAACGCAGCCTTCTCAGGTCAGCTGTAA
- a CDS encoding JAB domain-containing protein, with translation MSRWIGIRRTDGAVLVVLGRLDEGRIGMRIREVPVEDRPRERLLARGAEVLSDRELLALLLGSGTGGCDAVELAGRLIARHGGLSALSRADACELAVNIGGVGPAKAARVAAAFELGRRVGVERSEVQRVVGSRDLAMIAGPLLRGLRHERVVVVVCDAGGRVLRTAVLTEGASDRCLLPVRDVLALVLASGGAAFGVAHNHPSGRVTPSEPDRLATARLAVGAEAVGVRFLDHVVVGEGQWGRVDYS, from the coding sequence ATGAGCCGCTGGATCGGGATTCGGCGGACTGACGGGGCGGTTTTGGTTGTTCTTGGGCGTCTGGACGAGGGGCGGATCGGGATGAGGATCAGGGAAGTCCCAGTCGAGGACCGGCCGCGTGAACGGCTGCTTGCGCGGGGCGCGGAGGTGCTTTCGGACCGCGAGTTGCTGGCCTTGCTACTCGGCTCGGGGACGGGTGGATGCGACGCGGTGGAGTTGGCCGGGCGGTTGATCGCGCGGCACGGCGGGTTGAGTGCTCTGTCACGGGCCGATGCTTGTGAACTGGCCGTGAACATAGGTGGAGTGGGTCCGGCGAAGGCGGCGCGGGTGGCGGCGGCGTTCGAGCTTGGGCGCAGGGTGGGGGTGGAGCGGTCTGAGGTCCAACGGGTGGTTGGATCAAGGGACTTGGCAATGATCGCGGGGCCACTGTTGCGCGGGTTGCGGCATGAGCGGGTCGTGGTGGTGGTCTGCGACGCGGGAGGCCGGGTGCTGCGTACGGCAGTGTTGACGGAGGGGGCGTCGGATCGGTGTCTGTTGCCGGTGCGGGATGTGCTGGCACTGGTCCTGGCGAGCGGGGGCGCGGCGTTCGGGGTTGCCCACAACCACCCCTCGGGGCGTGTGACCCCGAGCGAGCCCGACCGCCTCGCCACGGCCCGGCTGGCAGTGGGGGCGGAGGCGGTCGGGGTGCGGTTTCTTGATCATGTGGTGGTGGGGGAGGGGCAGTGGGGGAGGGTGGATTACAGCTGA
- a CDS encoding DUF262 domain-containing protein, whose amino-acid sequence MTRLADRVLCGDIVLPKYQRGFVWTRQQVLYLLDSVHRNYPIGSLLLWQTTQELGSESEVAGLDVDEPRRGYPVNYIIDGQQRIASLVGALHGDSQGWQFGYDLEEERFLHLDELPDDTPIPAYVIPMRRVGSAASLFGQVADLRPELRDRMEVLYEQFTNYQIPVVTLHELTESDSSRIFERINSTGTAMNIVDLMRAATWSPDFDLKEEIEKLLGVLDAKNYGRVDTKTMLRTIAASARFGFSRSDINRLRDLSKDELREAGAEAGKAAERAVDFLCTQIRTPRAEALPYYNQFAVLVEIFRQLSKPSAAQYEALERWFWLTASGEYFKNWSESQMGPDLAAVSAFARGETEEIDTGAALPRSTLWRRSPFSKRNAPSKLLGLLLSYENPLDLLTGRRVDAGKALSWQNDKEFHHFFPRAFLRDQGIKGANVCGNLVMITSNTNIWISDRSPSRYLRDLRDLEGEDALRKRLQSCLVEEDAYQAALRDDYEGFLLARSETLHRRLMQLIGTAAGGPAVAPAALASMVGSVDDESDSQEPEGADEPLDRDSAD is encoded by the coding sequence GTGACGAGGCTGGCGGACCGGGTGCTGTGCGGGGACATCGTGCTGCCGAAGTACCAGCGGGGGTTCGTGTGGACCAGGCAGCAGGTCCTGTATCTGCTCGATTCGGTTCACCGCAACTATCCGATCGGCAGCCTGCTGCTGTGGCAGACGACGCAGGAACTCGGCAGTGAGAGTGAGGTGGCCGGTCTCGACGTCGATGAGCCCAGGCGCGGCTACCCCGTTAACTACATCATCGACGGGCAGCAGCGCATCGCGAGCCTTGTCGGGGCGCTCCACGGTGACAGCCAGGGCTGGCAGTTCGGGTACGACTTGGAGGAGGAGCGCTTCCTCCACCTTGATGAGCTGCCGGACGACACACCGATACCGGCCTACGTGATCCCTATGCGTCGGGTGGGATCGGCGGCGTCGCTGTTCGGCCAGGTAGCCGACTTGCGGCCTGAACTGCGCGACCGCATGGAGGTGTTGTATGAGCAGTTCACCAACTACCAGATCCCGGTCGTGACCCTGCACGAGCTGACTGAATCCGATTCTTCGAGGATCTTCGAGCGGATCAACAGCACGGGCACCGCGATGAACATCGTCGACCTGATGAGGGCGGCCACGTGGAGCCCGGACTTCGACCTGAAGGAGGAGATCGAGAAGCTGCTCGGTGTCCTCGACGCGAAGAATTACGGCCGGGTCGACACAAAGACGATGCTGCGGACCATCGCGGCCTCGGCCCGCTTCGGCTTCTCCCGCAGCGATATCAACCGCTTGCGGGATCTGAGCAAAGACGAGTTGAGGGAGGCGGGAGCCGAGGCAGGGAAGGCGGCCGAGCGGGCCGTGGACTTCCTCTGCACCCAGATCCGTACGCCACGGGCGGAGGCGTTGCCCTACTACAACCAGTTCGCGGTCCTGGTGGAGATCTTCCGACAGCTGTCCAAGCCAAGTGCTGCGCAGTACGAGGCTCTTGAGCGGTGGTTCTGGCTGACCGCGAGCGGCGAGTACTTCAAGAACTGGAGCGAGAGCCAGATGGGTCCCGACCTGGCGGCTGTCTCCGCGTTCGCCCGGGGCGAGACGGAAGAGATCGATACCGGCGCGGCTCTGCCTCGCAGCACTCTCTGGCGTCGCAGCCCGTTCTCGAAGAGGAACGCGCCGAGCAAGCTTCTCGGCCTCCTGCTTTCGTACGAGAACCCGCTGGACCTGCTGACCGGTCGGCGCGTCGACGCGGGAAAAGCTCTCTCCTGGCAGAACGACAAGGAGTTCCACCACTTCTTCCCTCGCGCCTTCCTGCGCGACCAGGGGATCAAGGGGGCGAACGTCTGCGGCAACCTGGTCATGATCACCTCGAACACGAACATCTGGATCTCGGACCGGTCGCCGTCCCGCTATCTCCGCGACCTGCGAGACCTTGAAGGTGAGGATGCGCTCCGCAAGCGGCTGCAGTCCTGCCTGGTGGAGGAGGACGCGTATCAGGCGGCACTGCGGGACGACTACGAGGGCTTCCTGCTGGCCAGGTCCGAGACGCTGCACCGGCGGCTGATGCAGCTGATCGGTACGGCGGCGGGAGGGCCGGCGGTCGCGCCCGCCGCGCTGGCTTCGATGGTGGGGAGCGTTGACGACGAATCCGACTCTCAGGAGCCGGAGGGGGCGGATGAGCCGCTGGATCGGGATTCGGCGGACTGA
- a CDS encoding type IV toxin-antitoxin system AbiEi family antitoxin domain-containing protein, with protein sequence MLTDRTDTRATLWRVASGQHGYFTAAQALKAGYSYQAQRYHAQRGNWLPVDRGIYRFREFTDLPASEDAHLVRWCLWSRGRAVASHTTALSIHDLGIANPSQIHLTVPRNFRQKDAAVILHRAELTPDEIEDRSGYRVTAPVRAIAECAAAGTEQDVLDSAVAEALERGVATKRQLLHAVETLGPKAELGVERALATRMKHGVHDTGNPSNSRTTKEH encoded by the coding sequence GTGCTCACAGACCGTACGGACACCCGGGCCACCCTGTGGCGCGTGGCGAGCGGCCAGCACGGCTACTTCACCGCTGCCCAGGCCCTGAAAGCTGGATACTCCTACCAGGCGCAGCGCTACCACGCGCAGCGCGGGAACTGGCTGCCGGTCGACCGGGGTATCTACCGGTTCCGTGAGTTCACGGACCTGCCCGCCAGCGAGGATGCCCACCTGGTGCGCTGGTGCCTGTGGAGCAGAGGCCGGGCGGTCGCCTCGCACACCACCGCCCTGTCCATCCACGACCTGGGCATAGCGAACCCCTCCCAGATCCACCTCACGGTGCCGCGTAACTTCCGCCAGAAGGACGCAGCGGTGATCCTGCACCGCGCTGAACTCACCCCCGATGAGATCGAGGACCGCTCGGGCTACCGCGTGACGGCCCCGGTCCGGGCCATCGCCGAGTGCGCCGCGGCGGGAACCGAACAGGACGTATTGGACTCGGCAGTCGCGGAAGCGCTGGAACGCGGTGTGGCCACGAAGCGCCAACTCCTTCACGCAGTAGAGACTTTGGGCCCTAAAGCCGAACTCGGGGTAGAGCGCGCCCTTGCGACCCGCATGAAGCACGGCGTCCACGACACCGGCAACCCCTCCAACTCCCGTACAACGAAAGAACACTGA
- a CDS encoding N-6 DNA methylase — MVKSARDIMRKDAGLNGDLDRLPQLSWLLFLKAFDERVEQTGAALDPDYRPAIEKPYRWQDWAPKRDYSGDDLRAFINGDLIPHLSGLEGSGADDPRNILSAVFADVTNRMMSGTLLRDLVDVVDQIHFTSSDDIHTMAFVYESILKEMRDAAGDSGEFYTPRPVNRFMVQQSFLELGESILDPACGTGGFLVQAYEDLKDKVETDEQRKQLAGDLRGIEKKSQPYLLASMNLLLHGIDAPQLVHDNALKRMRQSTAAERVNVVLTNPPFGGEEEQSIVKQFPSGYQTQETAWLFVHAILDQLQKGGRCAVVLPNGSLFAGGVGARIKEKLMKECNLHTIVRLPQGVFAPYTQIPSNLLFFEKTGPTEETWFYEIPLPEGRRGYAKTKPMRVEEFEPCVEWWGGKKREGREGGPQAWMVPAEDIKKAGYNLDIANPHVGDGLEQRTPEELVDELIKVEGEILGLLTSLREGLASK; from the coding sequence CTGGTGAAATCCGCGCGGGACATCATGCGCAAGGACGCGGGGCTCAACGGAGACCTCGACCGGCTCCCCCAACTGTCGTGGCTGCTGTTCCTCAAGGCATTCGATGAGCGCGTCGAGCAGACCGGCGCGGCACTCGACCCTGACTACCGCCCCGCGATCGAGAAGCCGTACCGCTGGCAGGACTGGGCACCGAAACGCGACTACAGCGGAGACGACCTGCGTGCGTTCATCAACGGCGACCTCATCCCCCACCTCTCGGGACTTGAGGGAAGCGGCGCCGACGACCCCCGGAACATCCTCTCGGCAGTCTTCGCGGACGTCACCAACCGCATGATGTCCGGCACACTCCTTCGCGACCTGGTGGACGTGGTCGACCAGATCCACTTCACGTCGTCGGACGACATCCACACCATGGCGTTCGTCTACGAGTCGATCCTCAAGGAAATGCGGGATGCGGCCGGTGACTCTGGCGAGTTCTACACCCCTCGACCGGTCAACCGGTTCATGGTTCAGCAGTCGTTCCTCGAACTCGGCGAGTCAATCCTCGACCCGGCCTGCGGCACGGGTGGCTTCCTCGTTCAGGCTTACGAGGATCTGAAGGACAAGGTCGAGACCGACGAGCAGCGCAAGCAGCTGGCCGGCGACCTTCGAGGTATCGAGAAGAAGTCCCAGCCGTACCTGCTGGCCAGCATGAACCTGCTGCTCCACGGTATCGACGCGCCTCAGCTCGTCCACGACAACGCCCTCAAGCGCATGCGTCAGTCCACCGCGGCCGAGCGTGTAAACGTCGTCCTCACCAATCCTCCCTTCGGCGGGGAGGAAGAGCAATCAATCGTCAAGCAGTTCCCGTCGGGGTACCAAACCCAGGAAACTGCTTGGCTCTTCGTTCACGCAATCCTCGACCAGTTGCAGAAGGGCGGGCGGTGCGCGGTTGTCCTACCCAACGGCAGTCTGTTCGCGGGTGGAGTGGGCGCCCGTATCAAGGAGAAGCTGATGAAGGAGTGCAACCTGCACACCATCGTCCGCCTCCCCCAGGGTGTCTTCGCGCCGTACACCCAGATCCCGTCGAACCTCCTGTTCTTCGAGAAGACCGGACCGACGGAGGAAACGTGGTTCTACGAGATCCCTTTGCCTGAAGGGCGACGCGGCTACGCCAAGACAAAGCCGATGCGGGTCGAGGAGTTCGAGCCGTGTGTCGAGTGGTGGGGCGGCAAAAAGCGGGAAGGGCGCGAGGGTGGCCCGCAGGCGTGGATGGTCCCAGCCGAAGACATCAAGAAGGCGGGCTACAACCTTGACATCGCGAATCCGCATGTGGGCGACGGCCTAGAGCAGCGGACGCCGGAGGAGCTGGTGGACGAGCTGATCAAGGTGGAAGGCGAGATTCTCGGGTTGCTGACGAGTCTGCGCGAAGGGCTGGCCAGCAAGTGA
- the hsdR gene encoding EcoAI/FtnUII family type I restriction enzme subunit R — protein sequence MATDDAYGMNEDETCRTYILPALDRSGWTTDQIRPQFQINGGRLTPTPKRHMRDDPLVADYVLEYTPDLPIGVIEAKRYRIDAQDGVEQVRRYAKKLRLPFAYATNGREIIELDLRGTSPSIREIDRFPTPEELWSRFLDAEQADSALGRELLTTPNNHSLRNSDNTIKRPRYYQRIAVNRTLAAIAQGQERILLVLATGTGKTMVALQTVAKLYNSQWTPGRKPRVLYLSDRNMLVDNPKDEYFLKAFGVDDVTKLGGGKVVKGRKVYFALYQSLEQRDQVEGKPLYERYERDYFDLVIVDECHRGSARDDSQWRRILEHFSPATQIGLTATPISRKDADSVDYFGDPVYTYSLADGIGDGFLAPYRVRRVRLNVDVEGYAPDPGQRDKYDNEIPEGVYGPKDYERVMVILERTEAAAQYVIDYLRSTAEDGKHGKTIVFCENNNHAGRMRNALYNAASQEVNRHRDYVVRITDADRDVGMAHLDEFRKDDSDEPVIAVTSKLLNTGIDLPAVRNIVLFRRIASMPEFKQTIGRGTRLCPEIGKASFDIIDFVEATRLFDDPNFDGPPLRVVRDTADEQGHVIDTVGETPDGQEIDPETVAEPDSAYEQQDGGAFDSASQAGVIDDPDEIDRIRARGRKYVVDGIEVYKWGESRYQLDSDGRTMRLVSIRQWVRGRVLELDLAPASLRSQWASAKSRGALMSILKKADVDAEELPDAFDVPDVDPVDLLLNVAWGLPLVSREERFNRFLHEHQEFLKSFQPQAREVLEEMLLKFVEHGSTQLKPETLQVQPFTKMGSVLELTGRFGGNGLPLHTAIDELGRRLLEAS from the coding sequence ATGGCGACCGATGACGCGTATGGGATGAACGAAGATGAGACCTGCCGGACCTATATCCTTCCGGCCCTCGACCGGTCCGGGTGGACGACTGATCAGATCCGCCCCCAGTTCCAGATCAACGGCGGTCGCCTGACGCCCACCCCGAAGCGCCACATGCGGGACGACCCGCTCGTCGCCGACTATGTACTGGAGTACACGCCGGATCTGCCCATCGGAGTCATCGAGGCGAAGCGGTATCGCATCGACGCCCAGGACGGGGTGGAGCAGGTCCGGCGCTACGCGAAGAAGCTCCGCCTCCCCTTCGCCTATGCGACGAACGGCCGGGAGATCATCGAGCTGGACCTGCGCGGCACCTCCCCTTCCATCCGGGAGATCGACCGGTTCCCCACCCCAGAGGAACTCTGGTCTCGTTTTCTCGACGCGGAGCAGGCCGATTCCGCCCTCGGTCGTGAACTCCTCACCACGCCGAACAACCACTCGTTGCGGAACTCGGACAACACCATCAAGCGGCCCCGCTACTACCAGCGGATCGCGGTCAACCGCACGCTGGCAGCCATCGCCCAAGGCCAGGAGCGCATTCTGCTCGTCCTCGCCACCGGTACGGGCAAGACGATGGTCGCCCTGCAGACCGTCGCCAAGCTGTACAACTCACAGTGGACCCCCGGCCGCAAACCCAGAGTGCTCTACCTGTCCGACCGCAACATGCTGGTCGACAACCCGAAGGACGAGTACTTCCTCAAGGCGTTCGGCGTCGACGACGTGACCAAGCTCGGCGGCGGCAAGGTCGTGAAAGGCCGCAAGGTCTACTTCGCGCTGTACCAGTCCCTGGAACAGCGGGATCAGGTCGAGGGCAAACCCTTGTACGAGCGCTACGAGCGCGACTACTTCGACCTTGTCATCGTGGACGAATGCCATCGGGGCAGCGCACGCGACGACTCGCAGTGGCGCCGAATCCTCGAACACTTCTCCCCGGCCACACAGATCGGGCTGACCGCGACACCCATCAGCCGCAAGGACGCGGACTCGGTCGACTACTTCGGCGACCCGGTCTACACGTATTCCTTGGCGGACGGCATCGGCGACGGATTCCTGGCCCCCTACCGGGTGCGCAGGGTACGCCTCAACGTGGACGTCGAGGGTTACGCACCGGATCCCGGCCAGCGCGACAAGTACGACAACGAGATCCCCGAGGGTGTGTACGGCCCCAAGGACTACGAACGCGTGATGGTCATCCTTGAGCGCACCGAGGCCGCGGCCCAGTACGTTATCGACTATCTGCGGTCCACCGCCGAGGACGGCAAACACGGCAAGACGATCGTGTTCTGCGAGAACAACAACCATGCAGGACGCATGCGCAACGCGCTCTACAACGCCGCGTCCCAGGAGGTGAACAGGCACCGCGACTACGTGGTCCGCATCACCGACGCCGACCGCGACGTCGGTATGGCGCACCTCGACGAGTTCCGCAAAGACGACTCCGACGAGCCCGTGATCGCTGTGACGTCGAAACTGCTGAACACCGGCATTGACCTGCCGGCGGTCCGCAACATCGTGCTGTTCCGGCGCATCGCGTCGATGCCCGAGTTCAAGCAGACCATCGGCCGCGGCACCCGGCTGTGCCCCGAGATCGGCAAGGCATCGTTCGACATCATCGACTTCGTGGAAGCGACCCGCCTCTTCGACGATCCCAACTTCGACGGCCCTCCGCTGCGCGTGGTGCGGGACACGGCGGACGAGCAGGGCCACGTCATCGACACGGTGGGGGAGACCCCGGACGGGCAGGAGATCGACCCGGAAACGGTCGCCGAGCCGGACTCCGCGTACGAGCAACAGGACGGTGGGGCGTTCGACTCAGCGTCCCAGGCCGGGGTCATCGACGACCCAGACGAGATCGACCGCATCCGCGCGCGTGGTCGCAAGTACGTGGTGGACGGCATCGAGGTCTACAAGTGGGGCGAGAGCCGCTATCAGCTCGACTCCGACGGCCGGACGATGCGCCTGGTCTCCATCCGGCAGTGGGTCCGGGGCCGTGTGCTCGAACTCGACCTGGCCCCAGCCTCGTTGCGCTCCCAGTGGGCCTCGGCCAAGTCCCGCGGCGCCCTAATGTCCATCCTCAAGAAGGCCGACGTGGACGCCGAGGAGCTCCCCGACGCCTTCGACGTCCCTGACGTGGATCCGGTGGATCTGCTCCTCAACGTGGCGTGGGGCTTGCCCCTGGTCAGCAGGGAGGAGCGGTTCAACCGCTTCCTGCACGAGCACCAGGAGTTCCTGAAGTCCTTCCAACCGCAGGCCCGCGAGGTGCTGGAGGAGATGCTGCTCAAGTTCGTCGAGCACGGGTCGACGCAGCTGAAGCCGGAGACGCTACAGGTTCAGCCGTTCACGAAGATGGGCTCGGTCCTCGAGCTCACGGGCCGGTTCGGTGGCAACGGGTTGCCCCTGCACACCGCCATCGATGAGCTGGGACGGCGGTTGCTGGAGGCTTCGTAG
- a CDS encoding GmrSD restriction endonuclease domain-containing protein translates to MPPTLYRDTGYTLRHLIENIEGGRIGLPDIQRPFVWSAAKTRDLFDSMYRGYPIGTLMFWETGAEVGTRQIGTEASDRAPQLLVVDGQQRLTALFAVLTGRKIVTKSFDEINVRIAFHPEDQTFEVTDAAIERDAHFIPDITALWARGGYKPTVRKFFQRLEHASGQALSDAAKDELEERIDRVRDLHEFRFQVVELGASADEEQVADIFVRINSEGVKLNQSDFILTLMSVHWEKGRRQLEDFSRAAVIAGLPGPSPRNAFLDPRPDQLLRVAVAVAFRRARLQHVYSVLRGKDLETGKVTVARRQEQFDRLAQAHTKVLDPTSWHEFFQCVTTAGFRSRKMITSDNALLYSYTIWLIGRHDFGLSADELRPVIARWFFMAHTTGRYSNSPESQMEFDLGRIGSLPHGDGRAFAAELDRIIAANFTGDYWDISLPNRLDTSSSRSPVLFAYQAALNILDAEMLCGNQRIRELLDPSVKPAKGIDRDNLFHPKTLAGLGITDRRQVNAIANMAYVTWPATEMANTDAPHDYWPRITDAMDPAVLERQVRWHALPVGWEQLDYPTFLERRRQLIARVVREAFESLTEEQPAYIPTAPADIIAAGESQSTEFKASARWNVYTQQADKSLRNNIVKAVCGFLNGEGGNLFIGVADDSTVLGIENDLTTLERQASVDGYELFVRQLLDSSLSTPTASTVRVRFPEVSARIVCQISVAAAGRPVFAKPTKGGNEATDFWVRVGNATKQLHGDDLLRYQEEHWG, encoded by the coding sequence GTGCCACCCACTCTGTACCGCGACACGGGTTACACACTTCGGCACCTGATCGAGAACATCGAAGGCGGACGGATCGGGCTCCCCGATATCCAGCGACCATTCGTATGGTCCGCGGCGAAGACCCGAGACCTCTTCGACTCGATGTATCGCGGCTACCCGATCGGCACCCTGATGTTCTGGGAGACCGGCGCCGAGGTGGGGACGCGGCAGATCGGGACGGAAGCCAGCGATCGGGCACCCCAGCTGTTGGTCGTTGACGGGCAGCAGCGGCTCACCGCCCTCTTCGCCGTCCTGACCGGGCGCAAGATCGTGACCAAGTCCTTTGACGAGATCAACGTGCGCATCGCATTTCATCCGGAGGACCAGACGTTCGAGGTCACGGACGCGGCGATAGAGCGTGACGCCCACTTCATCCCGGATATCACCGCACTCTGGGCCCGAGGCGGCTACAAGCCCACCGTCCGGAAGTTCTTCCAACGGCTGGAACATGCAAGCGGACAGGCCCTGTCAGACGCCGCCAAGGATGAACTCGAAGAACGAATAGACCGAGTCCGGGACCTGCACGAGTTTCGCTTCCAGGTAGTGGAACTGGGCGCTTCGGCCGACGAGGAGCAGGTGGCCGACATCTTCGTTCGCATCAACTCCGAAGGCGTGAAGCTCAACCAGTCCGACTTCATCCTCACCCTGATGTCGGTGCACTGGGAGAAGGGTCGGCGCCAGCTCGAGGACTTCAGCCGGGCCGCGGTGATCGCGGGACTCCCCGGCCCGAGCCCTCGCAACGCCTTTCTGGATCCCAGGCCGGACCAACTCCTGCGCGTCGCGGTCGCCGTCGCCTTCAGGCGAGCCCGACTGCAGCATGTCTACAGCGTTCTACGGGGCAAGGACCTCGAAACCGGCAAGGTCACCGTCGCACGGCGACAGGAGCAGTTCGACCGGCTGGCCCAAGCGCATACGAAGGTCCTGGACCCGACCAGCTGGCACGAGTTCTTCCAGTGCGTCACAACGGCCGGCTTCCGAAGCCGCAAGATGATCACCTCCGACAACGCCCTGCTGTACAGCTATACGATCTGGCTGATCGGGCGCCACGACTTCGGCTTGTCGGCCGACGAACTGCGTCCGGTGATCGCTCGGTGGTTCTTCATGGCGCACACCACCGGCCGGTACTCCAACTCTCCTGAGTCACAGATGGAGTTCGATCTGGGGCGGATCGGCAGTCTGCCGCACGGCGACGGCCGAGCCTTCGCCGCGGAACTCGACCGGATCATCGCAGCGAACTTCACTGGCGACTACTGGGATATTTCGCTGCCGAACCGGCTGGACACCTCCTCGTCGCGTTCACCGGTGTTGTTTGCCTATCAGGCAGCCCTGAACATCCTCGACGCCGAAATGCTCTGCGGCAACCAACGAATCCGTGAGCTTCTGGACCCCTCGGTCAAACCCGCCAAGGGCATCGATCGAGACAACCTGTTCCACCCCAAGACGCTCGCCGGGCTGGGCATCACCGACCGGCGCCAAGTCAACGCCATCGCCAACATGGCCTACGTGACGTGGCCGGCAACTGAGATGGCCAACACCGACGCACCACACGACTACTGGCCGAGGATCACCGACGCGATGGACCCGGCGGTACTCGAGCGACAAGTACGGTGGCACGCGCTTCCGGTCGGCTGGGAACAGCTTGACTACCCGACCTTCCTGGAACGGCGCCGCCAACTGATAGCCCGGGTGGTGCGGGAAGCGTTCGAGAGCCTTACCGAGGAACAGCCTGCGTATATCCCCACCGCCCCGGCTGACATCATCGCCGCAGGCGAGTCCCAAAGCACCGAGTTCAAGGCCAGCGCCCGCTGGAACGTATACACCCAGCAAGCCGACAAATCCCTACGGAACAACATCGTCAAGGCTGTCTGTGGTTTCCTGAACGGCGAAGGCGGCAATCTGTTCATCGGTGTCGCCGACGACTCGACCGTCCTCGGCATCGAGAACGATCTCACCACCCTTGAGCGGCAGGCCAGCGTCGACGGGTATGAGCTTTTCGTGCGCCAACTCCTCGACAGCAGCCTGTCCACCCCGACAGCAAGCACCGTCCGCGTCCGCTTCCCCGAAGTCTCCGCCCGCATCGTCTGTCAGATCAGTGTTGCCGCGGCGGGTCGGCCGGTGTTCGCCAAGCCCACGAAGGGCGGCAACGAGGCAACCGACTTCTGGGTCCGGGTCGGCAACGCCACCAAGCAACTCCACGGCGACGACCTCCTGCGCTACCAGGAGGAACATTGGGGGTGA